A portion of the Sphingobacteriales bacterium genome contains these proteins:
- a CDS encoding methyltransferase domain-containing protein, translated as MVSAPFNMQQIDKDFWDDRWKNQETGWDLKSVSPPLKQYIDTIEDKNAAILIPGCGNAYEAEYLLANGFANVTVIDLAPTLIKNLLQKYEKYAGRQLTVICGDFFKHTGNYDIILEQTFFCALLPPQRESYAEKMHSLLHTGGELAGLLFDKKFESGPPFGGNKEEYMTIFQKKFEVKEMEQCITSIAPRSGTELFFIVKRK; from the coding sequence ATGGTAAGCGCACCATTTAATATGCAGCAGATAGATAAAGATTTTTGGGACGATCGCTGGAAAAACCAGGAAACCGGCTGGGATTTAAAGTCCGTTTCTCCTCCTCTGAAACAATATATAGATACAATTGAAGACAAGAATGCGGCTATTCTGATTCCCGGCTGCGGCAATGCTTATGAAGCAGAATACCTGCTTGCGAACGGGTTTGCCAATGTCACCGTAATTGACCTTGCCCCGACATTGATAAAGAATCTGTTGCAGAAGTATGAAAAATATGCCGGTAGGCAGCTCACGGTTATCTGCGGAGATTTCTTTAAACATACCGGCAATTACGATATTATCCTGGAGCAAACTTTTTTCTGCGCGTTACTGCCACCTCAAAGGGAAAGCTATGCAGAAAAGATGCATTCACTGCTGCATACCGGAGGAGAGCTCGCTGGGTTGTTGTTTGATAAAAAATTTGAAAGCGGACCGCCATTCGGCGGAAATAAGGAAGAGTATATGACAATATTCCAAAAGAAATTTGAGGTAAAAGAGATGGAGCAGTGTATCACCTCCATTGCTCCAAGATCCGGAACGGAATTATTCTTCATAGTAAAAAGGAAGTAA
- a CDS encoding alkene reductase yields the protein MSNLLQPFNKNGLFLQNKAVMAPMTRSRAIGNVPNDLMASYYGQRAGAGLIITEGVSPSPNGIGYARIPGIYNAAQKEAWKKVTAAAHSKGAKIFIQLMHTGRIGHPANLPEGAKMVAPSAIAAAGQMWTDTEGMQTHPVPSALTTEEVKATIGEFVTAAKNAIEAGFDGVELHGANGYLIEQFIRPSSNQRMDEYGDHIKFVLEVTSAVAAAIGKEKTGIRLSPYGIFNDMPYDASLDNLYERIFEGVNEIGILYLHLVDHSSGGAPEVPFSIKATAREKFRQILILSGGYDKEKGDADLDSRKADLIAFGKPFISNPDLVERFTYNHPLAPVDFNTLYTADEKGYTDYPEYTA from the coding sequence ATGTCAAATCTACTACAACCATTCAACAAAAACGGCCTCTTCCTTCAAAACAAGGCAGTAATGGCACCTATGACACGCTCCAGAGCGATAGGCAATGTTCCTAATGATTTAATGGCAAGCTATTACGGGCAAAGAGCCGGTGCGGGTCTGATCATCACCGAAGGTGTTTCACCTTCTCCGAACGGCATCGGGTATGCCCGTATTCCGGGCATCTACAATGCCGCACAAAAAGAAGCCTGGAAAAAGGTAACTGCCGCCGCACATTCCAAAGGAGCAAAGATTTTCATCCAGCTGATGCACACCGGCAGGATTGGACATCCGGCAAATTTGCCGGAAGGTGCCAAAATGGTAGCCCCATCTGCCATTGCTGCCGCAGGACAAATGTGGACGGACACAGAAGGCATGCAGACACATCCGGTTCCTTCCGCTTTAACGACAGAGGAAGTGAAAGCTACCATCGGGGAGTTTGTAACGGCTGCCAAAAACGCCATTGAGGCTGGCTTTGACGGGGTGGAATTACACGGAGCAAACGGATACCTGATTGAACAGTTCATCCGTCCGTCCAGCAATCAGCGCATGGATGAATATGGCGATCACATAAAATTCGTACTGGAGGTAACCTCTGCGGTGGCTGCAGCAATCGGCAAAGAAAAAACGGGCATTCGTCTGTCACCATACGGCATATTCAACGACATGCCTTATGATGCATCCTTAGACAACCTGTATGAAAGAATATTTGAAGGTGTAAATGAAATCGGGATCTTGTACCTCCACCTAGTTGACCACAGCAGTGGCGGTGCACCGGAAGTACCTTTTTCCATTAAGGCAACCGCCAGGGAGAAATTCCGTCAAATCCTGATTCTGAGTGGCGGGTATGATAAAGAAAAGGGAGACGCAGACCTGGACAGCAGAAAGGCGGATCTGATTGCATTCGGCAAGCCCTTCATCTCCAATCCTGATTTAGTGGAACGATTCACGTACAACCATCCATTGGCTCCGGTTGACTTCAATACACTTTATACCGCTGATGAGAAAGGGTATACAGACTATCCGGAATATACGGCATAA
- a CDS encoding DUF983 domain-containing protein, protein MKESVSILKPRWRYAMLLKCPSCGKEKLFKSNPYVLNNMLDMNDRCSKCGEDFQVETGFYYGAMYMSYIITSAMCLALLPIYMAFNFSRDKFLDNAGYYIASCALLIVLAAPYVAHLSRAIWLTVHIKYMKKHDH, encoded by the coding sequence ATGAAAGAATCGGTTAGTATACTAAAGCCCAGATGGCGTTATGCGATGCTGCTCAAATGCCCGAGTTGCGGAAAAGAAAAATTATTTAAGTCAAACCCATACGTGTTGAACAATATGCTGGACATGAATGATCGATGCTCTAAATGTGGAGAAGATTTTCAGGTGGAAACCGGTTTTTACTATGGTGCCATGTATATGAGCTATATTATCACTTCTGCCATGTGTCTGGCTTTGCTCCCCATCTATATGGCATTCAATTTCAGCCGGGATAAATTTCTGGATAACGCAGGGTATTATATTGCATCCTGTGCCCTGTTAATTGTATTGGCGGCTCCTTATGTGGCGCATTTGTCGAGAGCCATCTGGCTGACAGTTCATATAAAATATATGAAGAAACACGATCATTAA
- a CDS encoding alkaline phosphatase D family protein — protein MHFTRLSLFILVLISGTGFSQTITHGPMTGGVTENSARIYIRTNQATDFTMEYSTDSLFGSFLSVNSATDAVLDSSKIVNLSSLIPSTDYYFRYRINGAVQPVSGHFKTFPTVGTPEHLVFVTGSCQETENMKVFDVMPRHHPDLFIHTGDFTYPSYQIPRYFGFNYPEDWKTIELAWRRRNEEPVCKDMLKKMPIAYMPDDDDTWGNSRYFKGGEAKIRTENGKLINYIELLPRTQQMRTNCLEGYRKFFPGYPPVNDTDGYYHSFKAGNCEFFVIDVRSCNTGGWNNLKYNAQFNLWTYDGLNPANKLLNQPQMGWFLNALKNSTATWKFIISGVPFNKNIQQLVELPLFLQGVQFNIAGQAGTGFRLSYSLSDYFGAYAYERNQILNFIKNNNLKNIIVISGDTHGCAIDDGTNAGLPEMNASGLSVSSTELYYQFDNILSAIGFDLNKWLWNKGGMGIGNNNTKNAFGKMEVFGNDSVQLCIIDEDNVTVACHTVKSNMVISSVNDFKLVNDMLTVSPNPATDHLTVSLNTKYGSEKIRRLRIIDISGKEVFATDRFNTTLDIPAQEFSIGAYFISVETDKAFGVQKFVKQ, from the coding sequence ATGCATTTTACCAGACTAAGCTTGTTTATCCTTGTTTTAATTTCCGGCACGGGATTTTCACAAACAATTACGCACGGACCGATGACAGGCGGTGTAACGGAAAACAGCGCACGCATTTATATCCGAACCAATCAGGCGACTGATTTTACGATGGAATATAGTACTGACTCATTGTTTGGCTCATTTCTGTCGGTTAATTCAGCCACCGATGCCGTATTAGACAGCAGTAAGATTGTGAACCTGTCTTCTCTGATTCCCTCTACCGACTACTATTTCCGCTATCGTATCAACGGGGCCGTTCAACCGGTAAGCGGACACTTTAAAACATTCCCGACTGTTGGAACTCCGGAACATCTCGTATTTGTTACCGGTTCCTGTCAGGAAACGGAAAATATGAAAGTGTTTGATGTGATGCCCAGGCACCATCCGGACTTATTTATTCATACCGGAGATTTTACCTATCCTTCATACCAGATTCCGAGGTATTTTGGATTCAATTATCCCGAGGACTGGAAAACCATAGAGCTGGCATGGCGCAGACGAAATGAGGAGCCGGTTTGTAAAGACATGTTGAAAAAAATGCCCATCGCCTATATGCCTGACGATGACGACACATGGGGCAATTCAAGGTACTTCAAAGGTGGAGAGGCAAAAATACGCACCGAGAACGGAAAGCTCATTAATTATATAGAATTGTTGCCACGCACACAGCAGATGCGCACCAACTGCCTGGAAGGGTACAGAAAATTCTTCCCAGGGTACCCTCCGGTCAATGATACGGATGGCTATTATCATTCCTTTAAAGCCGGCAATTGTGAGTTTTTTGTGATTGATGTCCGCAGTTGCAATACCGGAGGCTGGAATAATCTAAAATACAATGCCCAGTTTAATCTATGGACGTATGACGGATTGAATCCTGCCAATAAATTGCTGAATCAACCACAGATGGGATGGTTTCTGAACGCGCTCAAAAATTCCACGGCAACCTGGAAATTTATCATTTCCGGAGTGCCTTTCAATAAGAATATACAGCAGTTGGTGGAGTTGCCATTATTTCTGCAGGGCGTCCAGTTCAATATTGCCGGACAGGCGGGAACAGGATTCCGATTGTCCTACAGCTTGTCTGATTATTTCGGTGCGTACGCATATGAGCGCAACCAGATACTGAATTTCATCAAAAACAATAACCTTAAAAATATCATTGTCATCAGTGGTGATACACACGGCTGCGCTATTGACGATGGAACGAATGCTGGCTTGCCGGAGATGAATGCGAGCGGATTGAGTGTGTCATCCACAGAACTGTATTACCAGTTTGATAATATTCTGTCCGCGATTGGGTTTGATCTGAACAAATGGTTGTGGAACAAAGGCGGTATGGGTATCGGCAACAACAACACCAAAAATGCATTTGGCAAGATGGAGGTGTTTGGCAATGACTCCGTACAATTATGCATTATCGACGAAGACAATGTAACGGTTGCCTGCCATACGGTAAAGAGCAACATGGTTATTTCTTCCGTGAATGATTTTAAACTGGTGAATGACATGCTTACGGTTTCACCCAACCCGGCGACTGATCATCTCACCGTTTCATTGAACACTAAGTATGGTTCGGAGAAAATACGCCGGCTGAGAATCATAGACATATCGGGGAAAGAGGTTTTTGCAACCGATAGATTCAATACGACACTCGATATCCCGGCTCAGGAATTTTCCATTGGAGCCTACTTTATCAGCGTAGAGACGGATAAGGCTTTCGGTGTTCAGAAGTTCGTAAAGCAGTAG
- a CDS encoding metal-dependent hydrolase, translating into MTAPSPALKVRNVHFNFDKVPKHWVLGSSIATHFVNSMHVVFPEGEKFFVRSVRRFAKDIKDEQLKKDINSFCGQEGVHAREHQRFWEVMEEQKLKPMWFADFLKSTAFSGKYSYENMSRGLLNRIQPRLGDKFALSVTTALEHYTAILANALFHEPIATNDNIAPQMLELLHWHASEEIEHKAVCFDVLKEVDDSYFLRVSGMGLATVLLWGYLGIGQIYFISQDKDKSIVKMPFETYLLLKTVVFGEIGKNLSRHLLEYFKRDFHPDNIDDRYLIEQFFKDKAYA; encoded by the coding sequence ATGACAGCACCGTCTCCTGCATTAAAAGTACGCAACGTACATTTCAATTTTGACAAGGTTCCTAAACACTGGGTTTTGGGCAGTTCCATTGCCACGCATTTTGTAAACAGCATGCATGTCGTTTTTCCCGAAGGCGAGAAATTCTTCGTACGCAGCGTACGACGCTTTGCCAAAGACATCAAAGACGAACAGCTTAAAAAAGATATCAATAGCTTCTGCGGACAGGAAGGTGTACACGCACGCGAACACCAGCGCTTCTGGGAAGTGATGGAGGAGCAAAAACTGAAACCCATGTGGTTTGCTGATTTTTTGAAATCAACCGCATTCAGTGGAAAATACAGTTATGAAAATATGAGCCGGGGGCTGCTCAACCGCATACAACCCAGATTGGGGGATAAGTTTGCATTGTCGGTGACCACGGCTTTGGAACATTATACCGCTATCCTGGCGAATGCCTTGTTTCACGAACCGATTGCAACCAATGACAATATCGCTCCGCAGATGCTGGAACTGCTGCACTGGCATGCCTCCGAAGAGATTGAACATAAAGCGGTTTGTTTTGATGTTCTGAAAGAGGTAGACGACAGTTATTTCCTGCGCGTATCCGGCATGGGCCTTGCCACCGTATTATTGTGGGGTTATCTCGGCATCGGGCAGATCTACTTCATCTCTCAGGATAAAGACAAGAGTATTGTCAAGATGCCGTTTGAAACCTATCTCCTGTTAAAGACTGTCGTTTTCGGAGAAATAGGCAAAAATTTATCGAGACATCTGCTCGAATATTTCAAACGCGACTTTCACCCCGATAATATTGATGACCGGTATCTGATCGAACAGTTTTTCAAAGACAAGGCTTACGCCTGA